A stretch of Mercenaria mercenaria strain notata unplaced genomic scaffold, MADL_Memer_1 contig_3471, whole genome shotgun sequence DNA encodes these proteins:
- the LOC123535322 gene encoding uncharacterized protein LOC123535322 has product MSSNEQVDGKKKTDNKNATTVSEERRCSVCTKKNLANCAEKYCIECNDFYCNVCVTLHEEIPALSNHQLIEKKDFTTRSGRLLLPSIPTERCRTHRTNTVDMYCIDHDTVGCHTCLSLGHGYCKKLYIPENIGQLSQASGDKAEIVKQEAIELRERLLLAFKRRETDKKSVQTKYENAKHSIKKFRREMKKKLKELEVSTVAVLDSECDIFVQKLDEEIKSLSHFVRKLDDNIGNLKISSESNNASQLFVALQILSKDISETKSVYKTMSTQVVKSIDFIPDKSLTKSIQCLENLGTIDYNSIDKPAPLWEIKSAEDISVRTEEDSKDCSIRSACITRLGHILLVDSNNSNIKLLDRAAQKVVDTCTLETTAWSVCTLEGTKSIVSLPRAKRVRIIEADGQIKPTGFIHIGYECFAIAYSMKELYVSDEHGSVIVHSISGDILRRYSKDQNGKDLFSDVWALAVNKPGDRIYVADKDNGVIAINKDGALLWAFEDTTCSDATGICLDEMFHNVLVLGYASDNVTQIGQTGKKVGQVVKQINGLNYPTAMCYEWKSDTLIIANNFGSNLRVFQLK; this is encoded by the exons ATGTCTTCAAATGAACAGGTGGATGGAAAGAAAAAGACAGACAACAAGAATGCTACGACTGTTTCAGAAGAAAGAAGATGTTCTGTTTGCACCAAAAAGAATCTTGCGAATTGTGCAGAAAAGTATTGTATTGAATGTAACGATTTTTATTGTAATGTATGTGTAACGCTTCACGAGGAAATACCAGCTTTATCAAATCATCAGTTGATTGAGAAAAAAGATTTTACAACTAGATCTGGACGCTTACTACTACCCTCTATTCCGACGGAGCGATGTCGAACCCATCGGACGAACACTGTTGATATGTATTGCATTGATCATGATACTGTTGGTTGTCACACGTGCCTATCTCTGGGACATGG GTATTGCAAAAAGTTGTATATACCCGAGAATATTGGACAGCTTTCACAAGCAAGTGGAGATAAAGCAGAAATTGTTAAACAAGAAGCAATTGAATTGCGGGAGAGATTGTTACTCGCATTTAAACGACGAGAGACAGACAAAAAGTCTGTTcagacaaaatatgaaaatgcaaaACATTCCATTAAAAAATTTCGAAGAGAGATGAAGAAGAAACTTAAAGAACTGGAAGTGTCAACTGTGGCAGTTTTGGATTCAGAATGTGACATATTCGTTCAAAAACTTGACGAAGAAATAAAATCTTTGTCGCACTTTGTACGAAAGCTTGATGACAACATTGGCAATTTGAAAATATCTTCAGAATCAAACAACGCCTCGCAGTTATTTGTAGCCCTGCAAATTTTAAGCAAAGACATTTCCGAAacaaaatctgtttataaaaCAATGTCTACTCAAGTAGTGAAAAGCATTGATTTTATACCGGATAAGTCTTTGACGAAAAGTATCCAATGCCTTGAAAACTTGGGAACTATTGACTATAATAGTATAGACAAACCGGCACCACTTTGGGAGATAAAAAGCGCTGAAGATATATCTGTTCGCACAGAAGAAGATTCGAAAGACTGTTCTATAAGAAGTGCATGCATAACACGTCTTGGACATATCCTCCTTGTAGACAGTAATAATTCCAATATCAAATTGCTGGACAGAGCTGCACAAAAAGTTGTAGATACTTGCACGCTTGAAACAACGGCATGGTCTGTGTGCACTTTAGAAGGTACCAAATCAATCGTTTCTCTACCACGTGCTAAAAGAGTTAGGATAATTGAAGCAGACGGTCAAATTAAACCCACAGGATTCATTCATATTGGATACGAGTGCTTTGCCATTGCCTATTCTATGAAGGAATTATATGTTTCTGATGAACATGGCTCTGTGATTGTTCATTCAATATCAGGGGACATTTTACGGCGATACTCAAAGGATCAAAACGGAAAAGATCTATTTTCTGACGTTTGGGCTCTTGCTGTGAACAAGCCAGGCGACAGAATCTATGTAGCAGATAAAGATAATGGAGTTATTGCTATCAATAAAGATGGGGCATTGCTGTGGGCTTTCGAAGATACAACGTGTTCTGATGCAACTGGAATTTGTTTAGACGAAATGTTCCATAACGTACTTGTTTTAGGGTACGCATCAGACAATGTTACACAAATAGGACAAACGGGTAAAAAAGTAGGACAAGTTGTAAAACAAATAAACGGCCTGAATTATCCTACAGCCATGTGTTATGAATGGAAAAGCGATACGTTGATCATAGCTAACAACTTCGGGTCAAACCTGCGAGTCTTCCAACTTAAGTAA